From a region of the Zingiber officinale cultivar Zhangliang chromosome 10B, Zo_v1.1, whole genome shotgun sequence genome:
- the LOC122030071 gene encoding indole-3-acetic acid-amido synthetase GH3.8-like has translation MAVETVVPEASANAAVKLGPSTNEKDAEKLRFIEEMTANTDAVQEKVLAEILTRNAETEYLRRYGLDGATDRATFKAKVPVVTYEDLQPEIQRIANGDRSAILSAQPISEFLTSSGTSAGERKLMPTIKEELDRRQLLYSLLMPVMNLYVPGLDKGKGLYFLFVKSETKTPGGLTARPVLTSYYKSEHFKSRPYDPYNVYTSPTAAILCADAFQSMYAQMLCGLLQRLDVLRVGAVFASGLLRAIRFLQLHWKDLSNDIAAGSLTAKVTDPSVRAAVAELLRKPDPALAQIVAAECTKGDWGGIITRIWPSTKYLDVIVTGAMAQYIPTLEYYSGGLPMACTMYASSECYFGLNLRPICEPSEVSYTIMPNMGYFEFLPHGDGHGQDKAQQLVDLADLEAGKEYELVITTYAGLNRYRVGDILRVTGFYNAAPQFRFVRRKNVLLSIESDKTDEAELQRAVESASALLRPYDATVVEYTSHAYTKSIPGHYVIYWELLAKGASGGAEALEALSHVGVMEQCCLAMEEALNAVYRQSRAADGSIGPLEIRMVRGGTFEELMDYAISRGASINQYKVPRCVTFPPILELLDSRVVSTHFSPAPPTWSPHRRPGN, from the exons ATGGCCGTGGAGACGGTTGTGCCAGAGGCGAGCGCGAACGCGGCGGTCAAACTCGGGCCGTCGACCAACGAGAAGGACGCGGAGAAGCTGCGGTTCATCGAGGAGATGACTGCGAACACGGACGCGGTGCAAGAGAAGGTACTGGCGGAAATATTGACCCGCAACGCCGAGACAGAGTACCTGCGGAGGTACGGGCTCGACGGCGCCACCGACCGAGCCACCTTCAAGGCTAAGGTCCCCGTGGTCACCTACGAGGACCTGCAGCCGGAGATACAGAGAATCGCTAACGGAGATCGCTCCGCAATCCTCTCCGCCCAACCAATCTCTGAGTTCCTGACCAG TTCCGGGACATCTGCTGGCGAGAGGAAGCTGATGCCAACTATCAAAGAAGAGCTCGACCGCCGGCAGCTCCTTTACAGCCTTCTCATGCCCGTGATGAACCT TTACGTGCCGGGGCTGGACAAGGGGAAGGGGCTCTATTTCCTTTTCGTGAAATCGGAGACGAAGACCCCCGGCGGGCTGACTGCACGGCCAGTTCTGACGAGCTACTACAAGAGCGAGCACTTCAAAAGCCGCCCCTACGACCCGTACAACGTGTACACAAGCCCCACTGCCGCCATCCTCTGCGCCGACGCCTTCCAGAGCATGTATGCTCAGATGCTCTGCGGCCTGCTACAGCGTCTCGACGTTCTCCGAGTTGGCGCCGTCTTTGCCTCCGGCCTCCTCCGGGCCATCCGCTTCCTGCAGCTCCATTGGAAGGACCTCTCCAACGACATCGCCGCCGGCTCCCTTACCGCCAAGGTAACCGATCCCTCAGTCCGCGCCGCCGTGGCCGAGCTCCTCCGCAAACCGGACCCGGCGCTGGCCCAGATCGTGGCGGCCGAGTGCACCAAGGGCGACTGGGGCGGTATCATCACGCGCATCTGGCCCAGCACCAAATACCTCGACGTGATCGTGACGGGTGCCATGGCGCAGTACATCCCCACTTTGGAGTACTACAGTGGTGGCCTTCCCATGGCTTGCACCATGTACGCCTCCTCGGAGTGCTACTTCGGGCTCAACCTGCGGCCCATATGCGAACCTTCAGAGGTTTCCTACACCATCATGCCCAACATGGGCTACTTCGAATTCCTCCCGCACGGCGACGGCCACGGCCAGGACAAGGCCCAGCAGCTGGTGGATCTGGCGGACCTGGAGGCAGGGAAGGAGTACGAGCTGGTTATCACCACCTACGCCGGCCTGAACCGCTACCGGGTTGGAGACATCCTGCGGGTGACCGGGTTCTACAACGCGGCGCCGCAGTTCCGATTCGTGCGCCGCAAGAACGTGCTCCTCAGCATTGAGTCCGATAAGACCGACGAGGCGGAGCTGCAGCGAGCGGTGGAGAGCGCGTCGGCGCTGCTGCGGCCCTACGACGCGACCGTGGTGGAGTACACGAGCCACGCTTACACCAAGTCCATCCCCGGCCACTACGTCATCTATTGGGAGCTTCTGGCCAAGGGGGCCTCCGGCGGCGCCGAAGCCCTGGAAGCGCTGTCGCACGTCGGAGTGATGGAGCAGTGCTGCCTGGCGATGGAGGAGGCGTTGAACGCGGTGTACCGGCAGAGTCGGGCGGCGGACGGGTCGATCGGGCCGCTGGAGATCCGCATGGTGCGCGGCGGCACGTTTGAGGAGCTGATGGACTACGCCATCTCAAGGGGAGCATCGATCAACCAATACAAGGTGCCGCGCTGCGTCACCTTCCCGCCGATACTAGAGCTCCTCGACTCCCGCGTCGTCTCCACCCACTTCAGCCCCGCGCCGCCCACGTGGTCGCCGCACCGCCGTCCGGGAAACTGA